CGAGAAGACCAACTCGTTATTGTCGACACCCAGTACGATCGTACCGCTGAATCAACAATAACAACGTTCGAGGACCACAGAGGTAACGCGGCCGACCCTCTCTTCAACCTCCTCATTAACACGCATCATCATGGAGATCATACGGGCGGAAACGCGGCCATGATGCCTCACGCAGGTCGGTCCGTCGCTCACGAAGCGTGCGTCCGCCTTCAAAACGCGTCATCTGACGCCGACGACGCTGCTATCGCCGAAACGACGTTCGCTGACGAATGGTCGACGGACGTGGCCGACGAAACGGTCTCCCTCCACCACGACGGTCCGGCCCACACCGGAGGCGATGCGACGATCTTTTTCGAACGGGCAAACATCGTCCATACCGGCGATCTCGTGTTTAACCGTGTCGTTCCCTTCATTGACGTGGACGGCGGAGCCCACGTAGAAAACTGGATCTCGACGCTCGAAACCCTTCACGACCGCTACGATGACGATACACAGTTCATCTTCGGACACGGCCATCCGGATCACGGCATCATCGGCTCACGCGCCGGACTGTTGCAGATGCGCGACTACTTGACGGCTCTGAGCGAGTTCGTCCAGGCAAAACGGGCCGAAGGCGTCGACCTCGGAACGCTCAAGAAGGAAACGAATCTGCCGGGATTCGAGGAGTACTCTTCGGACGACTGGCCGCTGCCACTCGCACAAAACCTGGAAGCGGTGTATCGCGAGCAGATGGGCAATACGCCCGCAACATCTTCCTAATCCGATTTCGTTAACCGTAACCGGGCGCTCATTGCACCCTGTTACTGCTTTGCGAGCACCTTCGCGACCGCCTCGGCGCACTGCGTGTCGAGGCGGTCGTGTATGTGGCGATTGTCGTTTCGGTCCGTCTGGACCTCGATGATTGTCGACGTACCCTCGGTTGCAGCACGCCCGCATGCCTCATCGTAGACAGACGCAAGGTCATTCAGCGTCTGCGCCTGAGCCCAGTGCAGACCGAACGCCTCCACGGCACGCGAAAAGTCAACCGACTGCGGAGTGGCGAAATATGACTCGAAGACTGTGTCGTGATCGGAGATAGGCAGAAAGTGAAAGATGCCCCCTCCCTCGTTATTGATGAGCACGACGACGACCGGATGCTTCTGCAGAAGAGCGAGCGACGACATATCGTGAAGCGCAGCCAGATCTCCGATGACGAGTGTCGCTGGGTCTTCCGTCCCAACGGTACAGCCCGCCGCCGTCGCGATCGTCCCGTCGATCCCGCTCGCCCCCCGGTTGGCCAGCACGGACACCCTCGCTCCGTCCGTATGAGCGTAGCGGTTTGCATCCCGCACAGGCATGCTACTCGCCAGCACGAGAGCATGGGATGCAGGAATCCGTCGCGTGATCAACCGCGCAACGCCGGGCTCAGACAGTCTCGGGGTGTCATCTGCAGCCATTAGCCCATTCTGAAGGGTCTCAGCAACCGTCGTGTCCGCCTGGAGCCACCGCTGGGTCCATTTGCTCGCCCCCTGTCGCTCGCTTCGCTCAACGAGGCCTGCGCACACAGGAGCAACACGAGCCTCAATGTGGTCGGTTACGCGATGATCAGGGTCGAAGCGCGACGGGTCCGGGCGCACGACCGCATACACGGAGGGAGCGGCATCCCGTAGAAGGAGGCGGAGCCGCTTCGAAACAGCACGACCGCCAAAATGCAACACGACCTCCGGTGCCCATGCGTCACCGGCGTCGCTGTCAGCGAGAATGCTGTCTGCATGGGCGACCCGCGGGGCTGTCCCAGCCGACCCGAGCCGCAATCCGGACGTAATGTCTGGGATAAGCGGCCACTGCACGTGCTCGGCGAACGACCGGACCGCTTCCATTTCTTCCTTGCCATCCAGGCGTCCCGCCACGATCAATCCGCGTTCGACGCCCCGTACGTGTTGAGCAAGCACATCCATCACCGCTGCTGTCACAGACGGCTGTGCGGTCGGGCGCCGCATCAACGGCTCTCTGGATCCAGCCCACCGCCGCAAGCGCTTCGAGAGCGTCGGGAGTGGGCCATTAGAGACCGGCTCCAACGGCTTTCGAAACCCCGCATTGAGATGAACCGGTCCCGGAGGAACGCGCATCGCGTGTGAAACGGCCTCATCTACGGTGGAGAGGACGGCTTCAAGCGGTATGTTGCCCGACGGCGGCGGAAGATCGACAAAGTGCCGCGGATACGACCCGAAAATGTCCACCTGGTCAATCGTCTGGTTCGCGCCAGATCCCCGCAGTTCCGGTGGCCGGTCGGCCGTCAGGCAGAGTAACGGGACGCCATCGACGGAGGCTTCGACGACGGCGGGCAGACCGTTCGCCACAGCCGTTCCGCTCGTCGTGATCCACCCGGCCGGTCGCCCCGTCGCGCGACCGTATCCGAGGGCAGCGAAGGCCGTCCCCCGTTCATCGACGTGCACGACCACCTGCGTATCCGGATGCTCGGCAACGGAGACGGTCAACGGTGTCGAACGCGAGCCCGGAGCGACGAAAAACGTATCTATGCCGCAGCGGACGAGCTCTTCGACGATGCTTCGAGCCCAGAGGTACGTCGTATTCTCGGCGTCGAGCGGGGAACGAGTCAAGACGGAAGCGGACGGTAGACTGATGGCTGAATAGACGGGCGCGGCGGCGAGACTCGTCGCCTAGCGTTAATCGACAAGGCTAAGAAAGTTACCGATCTTCTGCTCGATCTCGTCCCATTCCTCTTGCGGATCCGACCCTCGCACGATCCCGGCGCCGGAGTACAGCGCCATTTGCGCTCCCCGGATGCGAGCCGACCGGATCGCTACCGCAAATTCGGCTTCATCCTTCCCGATCCACCCCACCGGTCCGGCATACCAGCCTCGGTCAAATCCTTCCCGTTCACGAATCGTCTCCAGCGCGCGCTCCGACGGCACGCCGCCTACTGCCGGCGTCGGATGCAGTGCAGCGAGAAGTGCCACCGGCGAGACATCGTCGTTTAGCGTCCCCTCGATCCGTGTCCAGATGTGACGCCCCCCGGACAATTTCATTTCGGTCCGCTGATTCGGGCTGTCGAGCGTCGTGCAGAGCGGCGCCAACATTTCTCGGATCGCATCCTCCACAAAAGCATGCTCCCGCCGATCTTTATCGCTCGTCATGAGGTCATCTCGCAGCGCTCGATCTTCCCGTGTCGTCTGCGCACGTGAGCGCGTTCCCGCAACCGCTTCGCTGTAAACGGTGCAATTCGTTTGGCGAAATAACCGCTCTGGAGAGGCACCGACGAAGGTGCTATCGCCGCCGAAGTCGAACGAGAAATGAAAACAATTCGGCGTCGCCGGTGCAAGTTGTTGAAGCACCGCGTACGGATCGACGTCTACGTCGTGCGAAAGCGTAGCACTACGCGCCATGACCACCTTTTCCACGGCCCCTGCCGAAATACTCTCGAGCACGCCCTGAATGATCGACATCCAGTTTTCCCGAGCGGGCACATCCGTCCGACCCGTAGGCGAAGGGAAACCTGGCGACCTCTGTCGTTTAGCGGGTAAAAGCAGTCGGTTCACATCGGCAACTACTTCATCAATGTGCTTCACATCTGAAGGGCCGACGATGTTGCAGACGATGTGTTGCTCGGAGCCCGACTGAATAAGTTCAAAGCGCGGCAACACAAAGCGATACGTGCCGAAGGACTCCCAACCGCGATCCGGGTAATCGTTATTCGTCGCCTGAAACGCATCGAAGCGCATGCCGCCGTAGTAGCGGGCTCCGTCGGGAAGACTCTGTGCCCGGGCCACGATCGCATCCTCAAGTACATCTGTGTCCACGGCACCGCTTTTACCGCTCAAGACCTCTGCAGCCCCGACAGCTGCAACTGACCGATCTGTCCCACGCCCGGCCCAGTAAACGGACGTCTCGAATGCCTGCGACCGCAGGAAGTCTGCGGTATCGACTCGCTGCTCCACGTCAACGAGAACGCGACGTACGGTACGGTGACCGTTGACGCCCTGAATCGCCGCCCGCACCTGGCGGACCAGCGACGATCGAACGGCATCGGCAGCGTCGATCTGCCTCACACGGGAGACGGCAAGTGAATCAGAGGTATTCATGTTGCGAACTGAGCGATCGAAAAATACGCCGAGTGATGGCGTCGTTATGCGGCCGTAGCCAGGTGGGATGTACAGTTTAGAAGGTCTGCTCGAAACACACCGTCACGGTACACGACCCGGTTCACGCATGTATTGGAATGGCCGAGGGTCGACATGTGGGATAGGTCATAGTCCTCGCATATCGAAGCAAGAAGCACGCGAAGGAAGCGCCCGTGCGTCACGGCGAGAATATTTCGTCCGCCTTCGACCTCCACGATATGCTGGGCTGCTCGTACTGCGCGCTCCCGCACGTCAAGAATCGACTCGCCCCCATCCACCGCATGGCCGTATTTCCCGTTCGACCAGAAGGTCTTGATCTCCTCAAGAGAAGAATCTCTGGTGTCCGACGGCGGCTCTCCTTCGAGCACGCCCCATGACATCTCCCTCAGATCATCCAGCTGGCACCGTTCAAC
This DNA window, taken from Longibacter salinarum, encodes the following:
- a CDS encoding MBL fold metallo-hydrolase, with translation MLREDQLVIVDTQYDRTAESTITTFEDHRGNAADPLFNLLINTHHHGDHTGGNAAMMPHAGRSVAHEACVRLQNASSDADDAAIAETTFADEWSTDVADETVSLHHDGPAHTGGDATIFFERANIVHTGDLVFNRVVPFIDVDGGAHVENWISTLETLHDRYDDDTQFIFGHGHPDHGIIGSRAGLLQMRDYLTALSEFVQAKRAEGVDLGTLKKETNLPGFEEYSSDDWPLPLAQNLEAVYREQMGNTPATSS
- the menD gene encoding 2-succinyl-5-enolpyruvyl-6-hydroxy-3-cyclohexene-1-carboxylic-acid synthase produces the protein MTRSPLDAENTTYLWARSIVEELVRCGIDTFFVAPGSRSTPLTVSVAEHPDTQVVVHVDERGTAFAALGYGRATGRPAGWITTSGTAVANGLPAVVEASVDGVPLLCLTADRPPELRGSGANQTIDQVDIFGSYPRHFVDLPPPSGNIPLEAVLSTVDEAVSHAMRVPPGPVHLNAGFRKPLEPVSNGPLPTLSKRLRRWAGSREPLMRRPTAQPSVTAAVMDVLAQHVRGVERGLIVAGRLDGKEEMEAVRSFAEHVQWPLIPDITSGLRLGSAGTAPRVAHADSILADSDAGDAWAPEVVLHFGGRAVSKRLRLLLRDAAPSVYAVVRPDPSRFDPDHRVTDHIEARVAPVCAGLVERSERQGASKWTQRWLQADTTVAETLQNGLMAADDTPRLSEPGVARLITRRIPASHALVLASSMPVRDANRYAHTDGARVSVLANRGASGIDGTIATAAGCTVGTEDPATLVIGDLAALHDMSSLALLQKHPVVVVLINNEGGGIFHFLPISDHDTVFESYFATPQSVDFSRAVEAFGLHWAQAQTLNDLASVYDEACGRAATEGTSTIIEVQTDRNDNRHIHDRLDTQCAEAVAKVLAKQ
- a CDS encoding isochorismate synthase: MNTSDSLAVSRVRQIDAADAVRSSLVRQVRAAIQGVNGHRTVRRVLVDVEQRVDTADFLRSQAFETSVYWAGRGTDRSVAAVGAAEVLSGKSGAVDTDVLEDAIVARAQSLPDGARYYGGMRFDAFQATNNDYPDRGWESFGTYRFVLPRFELIQSGSEQHIVCNIVGPSDVKHIDEVVADVNRLLLPAKRQRSPGFPSPTGRTDVPARENWMSIIQGVLESISAGAVEKVVMARSATLSHDVDVDPYAVLQQLAPATPNCFHFSFDFGGDSTFVGASPERLFRQTNCTVYSEAVAGTRSRAQTTREDRALRDDLMTSDKDRREHAFVEDAIREMLAPLCTTLDSPNQRTEMKLSGGRHIWTRIEGTLNDDVSPVALLAALHPTPAVGGVPSERALETIREREGFDRGWYAGPVGWIGKDEAEFAVAIRSARIRGAQMALYSGAGIVRGSDPQEEWDEIEQKIGNFLSLVD
- a CDS encoding histidine phosphatase family protein; this encodes MMLTTDPTPPEATVLYFVRHGETEYNRKGIVQGSGIDSVLNETGRSQAQRLGRRFAAESIDVVYSSTLVRAKQTADIVTKHLESVERCQLDDLREMSWGVLEGEPPSDTRDSSLEEIKTFWSNGKYGHAVDGGESILDVRERAVRAAQHIVEVEGGRNILAVTHGRFLRVLLASICEDYDLSHMSTLGHSNTCVNRVVYRDGVFRADLLNCTSHLATAA